In a genomic window of Limibacter armeniacum:
- a CDS encoding helix-turn-helix domain-containing protein, producing MNSRLFLSNNSTPILSSKKLGIKRRTRQWKPSLGKGFYKDINLMHGMLTHIKIKAKENICVHSRIQPQEVGLLLCISANGVVLYSQSENTPMQSAGNYILPHAEHQWNITKGGDFELITIVLKRIYFNQLFFPSNELKNTSLAQLFDRQSTPKRLNLTHSLKASFVALLESEQAGICHNMLLHAKIFEIFSIIFNQEMTQESQHLLYRDRLEKVKDIISSQLHIQYSICNLSKMVGINECYLKKYFKELFGETIFEYATKLRIQKAQELLIQSDLPVAIISEKVGYQNPPHFSFAFKKNVGISPYKYRTQMIIPT from the coding sequence ATGAACTCGCGTCTCTTCTTATCCAATAACAGCACTCCAATACTGTCCAGCAAAAAACTTGGAATCAAACGAAGAACTCGTCAATGGAAACCAAGTCTTGGAAAGGGTTTTTATAAAGATATCAACCTGATGCATGGAATGCTGACACACATAAAAATCAAAGCCAAGGAAAACATCTGTGTCCATTCAAGAATTCAGCCTCAAGAGGTTGGGTTATTACTCTGTATCTCTGCAAATGGCGTCGTACTCTACTCCCAAAGTGAGAATACACCTATGCAGAGTGCTGGCAATTATATTCTTCCCCATGCAGAACATCAATGGAATATCACAAAAGGTGGTGATTTTGAACTGATTACCATAGTTTTAAAACGTATCTATTTCAACCAATTATTTTTCCCTTCGAATGAGTTGAAAAATACATCTCTTGCGCAACTGTTTGATAGGCAATCTACTCCTAAAAGACTCAACTTAACTCATTCATTGAAAGCCTCATTTGTAGCATTGCTGGAAAGTGAACAAGCAGGTATTTGTCACAATATGTTATTACATGCCAAGATATTTGAAATCTTCTCTATCATCTTCAATCAAGAGATGACACAAGAAAGCCAGCATTTATTGTATAGAGATAGACTTGAAAAAGTAAAGGACATCATATCCTCACAACTCCATATACAATATTCCATTTGTAATTTATCTAAGATGGTGGGAATCAATGAGTGTTACCTCAAAAAGTATTTCAAAGAATTATTTGGTGAGACCATATTTGAATATGCCACCAAACTACGAATCCAGAAGGCCCAAGAACTACTAATACAATCTGATTTACCCGTTGCAATTATTTCTGAAAAGGTTGGCTATCAAAACCCTCCCCACTTCTCTTTTGCTTTTAAAAAGAATGTTGGCATATCTCCCTATAAGTACAGAACACAAATGATCATACCAACATAA
- a CDS encoding triple tyrosine motif-containing protein codes for MKQLLILCLWMTCAPTYAQIGNKGVPNIRNFSYEQYQAGAQNWAILQDAKGKMLFGNNYGLLEYNGKEWSLELQTSNRTVVRSIHRGKDNTIYLGAQNEFGYVKTNDAGQQQYISLLPKIPEKHRQFSDVWSILETSSGIFFHTNELTFLYQSDSVKVLETPSIGSCSKVGDSILVQDQAYNIHVLKQDGLHKLFDRQQVRYYVLKIYDDHQGGLYFVTQKYGILKYSHGQFHHDKRITNSFFENNKVQSLQKLRNDYLAIGSVGAGLLILNKNFTPVQWLNKSNGLQSNTILAIGTDQLGNLWLATETGIDYVEITTPLYKIADQYNLEGTVSSILKSDDMLYVGTNTGVFYSKWKQDENPLHPTLNFQQVKGLSGQAWNLYKIENSIYVCHHEGLFKIEGDSISQQLSYSSGVWNLRKLKGNIFLQGGYDGIHLYKLLDGELQYLWKIKDFDETSRVIELDNKGNIWMAHGYKGIYKLQISEDLQSFSDIQLYTKKEGFPSGLFINLFKVNNQILFGTEYGTYQYDDNTDSMVISPLYSRILGNQHHIRLLKENNGDIWFVKGQDMHDDLGIIEFYDNEKFEVLRSPLQHLRGKFNPGFENITILDEKTALFGTKNGIIHFDRSANRNYALPFNAHLTDIRYMGSDSVLYGQTVHSSLSPIKSEIGHIELPYTKNSLTFSFASSFYEGPKNTFYSCYLEGFDKQWHHWDTGQSKSYTNLPAGDYTFHVKAKNIYGTESKEDIYTFSILSPWYLTTSALVVYGLFCLIGITLLLKLYKAKIEQAKQREWTIQMEMMRQNKRRYNEEKLITEQELIRLRNEKLEAEVSISHSKMEVLKTEMAASIMMITQKNNMLIKVRDDLGKLVKKVNEQNKNPIEKVIRTINRDINSEQDWEQFKIHFDKVHENFLERLKKEYPDLTPKDLQLAAYLRLNLSSKEIASMMNITIRSIEGCRYRLRKHLNLNSNTNLNEFILKF; via the coding sequence ATGAAGCAGTTACTTATACTATGTCTTTGGATGACATGTGCACCGACCTATGCACAAATAGGTAACAAGGGCGTTCCTAACATTAGGAATTTCTCTTATGAGCAATATCAGGCTGGAGCTCAAAACTGGGCAATACTTCAGGATGCTAAAGGAAAAATGCTCTTTGGCAATAATTATGGCTTACTGGAATACAACGGAAAGGAATGGAGCCTTGAATTACAAACCTCCAATAGAACTGTAGTTCGATCTATCCATCGGGGTAAAGACAATACGATTTACCTTGGAGCCCAAAACGAGTTTGGGTATGTTAAAACCAATGATGCAGGACAACAGCAATACATTTCACTCTTACCCAAAATACCTGAAAAACACAGGCAATTCAGTGATGTTTGGTCGATACTGGAAACTTCTTCTGGTATATTCTTTCACACCAATGAGCTGACTTTTCTTTATCAATCTGATTCAGTTAAAGTACTCGAAACACCTTCCATAGGCAGTTGCTCAAAAGTTGGTGATTCAATACTCGTTCAGGATCAAGCTTATAATATCCATGTTTTAAAACAAGATGGTTTACATAAACTGTTTGACCGTCAACAGGTCCGATACTATGTTCTAAAAATATATGATGACCATCAGGGAGGGCTATACTTTGTCACTCAAAAATATGGTATTCTGAAATACAGTCACGGACAGTTCCACCATGACAAACGTATCACCAATAGCTTCTTTGAAAACAACAAAGTCCAGAGTCTTCAAAAGCTTAGAAACGATTATTTGGCTATCGGAAGTGTAGGGGCAGGACTCCTCATTCTCAATAAAAACTTTACCCCTGTCCAATGGCTCAACAAAAGTAATGGCCTTCAAAGTAATACCATCCTTGCTATTGGAACGGATCAATTGGGAAACCTTTGGTTAGCCACGGAGACAGGTATTGATTATGTAGAAATCACTACGCCACTCTATAAAATAGCAGACCAATACAACCTTGAAGGAACCGTTTCATCGATTTTAAAAAGTGATGACATGCTCTATGTTGGAACAAATACAGGTGTATTCTATTCAAAGTGGAAACAAGACGAAAATCCATTACATCCCACACTCAACTTCCAACAAGTAAAAGGCTTATCCGGTCAGGCTTGGAACCTCTATAAAATCGAAAACAGTATCTATGTTTGTCACCACGAAGGTTTGTTTAAAATAGAAGGAGATTCCATAAGTCAGCAACTGAGTTATTCAAGCGGTGTTTGGAACCTTCGCAAGCTAAAAGGCAACATCTTTCTCCAAGGTGGTTACGACGGAATTCACCTGTACAAATTACTTGATGGAGAACTTCAATACTTATGGAAAATAAAGGACTTTGATGAAACCAGCCGAGTTATAGAGTTGGACAACAAGGGCAATATCTGGATGGCACATGGTTATAAGGGAATTTACAAACTTCAAATATCCGAAGACTTACAATCGTTTAGTGATATTCAGTTATATACAAAGAAAGAAGGTTTCCCATCTGGACTGTTTATCAACCTTTTTAAGGTAAATAACCAGATTTTATTCGGCACAGAATATGGCACATACCAATATGATGACAACACCGATTCGATGGTTATCTCACCGCTCTACTCCCGCATTCTTGGGAACCAACACCATATAAGGTTACTTAAAGAAAATAACGGCGATATCTGGTTTGTCAAGGGGCAAGACATGCACGACGACTTGGGCATCATCGAGTTTTATGACAATGAAAAATTTGAAGTACTGAGATCTCCACTACAACACCTTCGGGGAAAGTTTAACCCAGGATTTGAAAACATCACTATTCTAGATGAAAAAACTGCCCTTTTTGGCACTAAGAATGGTATCATTCACTTTGACAGAAGTGCGAATAGAAACTACGCTCTCCCTTTTAATGCTCATCTTACAGACATCAGATATATGGGAAGTGATTCGGTTCTTTATGGCCAGACAGTACATAGCTCTCTTTCACCTATCAAATCAGAAATCGGTCATATTGAGCTACCTTATACCAAGAATTCATTGACTTTCAGTTTTGCAAGCAGCTTTTATGAGGGCCCTAAAAACACATTTTATAGTTGTTACCTAGAAGGGTTTGACAAACAGTGGCATCATTGGGATACAGGACAGTCAAAAAGCTATACAAACTTACCTGCTGGAGACTATACTTTTCATGTAAAGGCAAAAAACATCTATGGGACAGAAAGTAAGGAAGATATTTATACTTTTTCAATTCTGTCTCCTTGGTACCTTACTACATCAGCATTAGTAGTTTATGGCTTGTTTTGCCTTATTGGAATAACACTACTACTCAAACTTTATAAAGCCAAAATAGAACAAGCCAAGCAAAGGGAATGGACCATTCAGATGGAAATGATGCGTCAGAACAAAAGACGATACAATGAAGAAAAACTCATTACTGAACAGGAACTTATCAGGCTCAGGAATGAAAAACTGGAAGCTGAAGTATCCATCTCCCACTCAAAGATGGAAGTGCTTAAAACTGAAATGGCTGCGTCCATTATGATGATTACCCAGAAAAATAATATGCTGATTAAAGTACGAGATGACTTAGGCAAGTTGGTCAAAAAAGTAAATGAGCAAAACAAGAATCCCATTGAAAAAGTCATTAGAACCATCAACCGAGACATTAACAGTGAGCAAGATTGGGAACAGTTCAAAATCCATTTTGATAAAGTACACGAAAATTTTCTTGAAAGGCTCAAAAAAGAATACCCTGACCTGACGCCTAAAGACCTTCAACTAGCGGCATATTTACGTTTGAACCTTTCATCAAAGGAAATAGCTTCCATGATGAACATTAC
- a CDS encoding pyridoxal phosphate-dependent decarboxylase family protein has product MVNAVLSNAVQYADSKQLDLKLLFHHHNENVEQYRNGIEKATEKVVQFLSERQAPFSGITPEELKPLFDGISLEETPLSLDETLEELQAVYLDHAVAFHLPKYAAHLNCPVVIPSLIAEQILSAINSSLDTWDQSAGGTLIEQKIIEWTAERIGFLSGDGVFTSGGSQSNLMATLLMRDHFMHTKLKHNVTFKGLPNGLSSPKIFCSEHSHFSLKKSASLLGLGEDAVIGVPTDQYFRMDIGVLEELIKREVEQGNHPIGIVATAGTTDYGSIDPIPEMAQIACKYDIWLHVDAAVGGGLLLSDRYRYLIDGIELADSVTVDYHKTYFQTVSCSAFVVKRPETLHLISYHADYLNPKEQRDTGIPNQVDKSLQTTRRFDALKVWTTLRMMGRMQLGHYYDKTLELTKAAAALIEAHPSFELLNPPVLHSLVFRFKIDGFDNEDWGHINLQIRKALLRCGSAVIAGTKNNGDTYLKFTVLNPMATEADFEKILALIEAKGKMILFEQA; this is encoded by the coding sequence ATGGTTAATGCTGTTTTGAGTAATGCTGTTCAATATGCTGACAGCAAACAGTTAGATCTTAAATTATTATTTCATCATCATAATGAGAATGTTGAGCAATACAGAAATGGAATTGAGAAGGCTACTGAAAAAGTAGTCCAATTTCTATCAGAGCGACAGGCTCCATTTAGTGGCATCACGCCCGAAGAGTTGAAGCCACTATTTGATGGTATTAGTTTGGAGGAAACTCCTTTGAGCTTGGATGAAACACTGGAAGAATTGCAAGCGGTTTACTTGGATCATGCAGTAGCTTTTCATTTGCCCAAATATGCCGCACACTTAAACTGCCCTGTAGTAATTCCATCCTTGATTGCAGAACAGATATTGAGTGCTATCAACTCCTCCTTGGATACATGGGACCAAAGTGCAGGAGGTACTTTGATAGAGCAAAAGATCATTGAATGGACCGCCGAACGCATTGGCTTCCTGAGTGGAGACGGCGTTTTTACAAGTGGAGGCTCTCAATCCAACTTGATGGCGACACTGTTAATGAGAGACCATTTTATGCATACCAAACTGAAGCATAATGTGACTTTTAAGGGATTGCCCAATGGGCTTTCATCACCTAAGATATTTTGTTCAGAGCACAGTCATTTTAGCTTGAAGAAGAGCGCTTCCTTGTTAGGACTTGGAGAAGATGCTGTGATTGGAGTACCTACGGATCAATATTTTAGAATGGATATCGGAGTCTTAGAGGAGTTGATCAAGCGGGAAGTGGAGCAAGGGAACCATCCTATTGGGATTGTGGCGACAGCGGGTACAACAGATTATGGCAGTATTGACCCTATACCGGAGATGGCGCAAATAGCTTGCAAGTATGATATATGGTTGCATGTTGATGCTGCAGTAGGAGGTGGACTACTGTTGTCAGATAGGTACAGGTACCTGATAGATGGAATTGAACTGGCTGATTCTGTAACTGTAGACTACCATAAAACTTACTTCCAGACAGTCAGTTGTAGTGCATTTGTGGTCAAGAGACCTGAGACATTACACTTGATCAGCTATCACGCTGACTATCTCAACCCGAAGGAGCAAAGAGACACAGGAATTCCCAACCAAGTAGATAAATCATTGCAGACGACCAGACGTTTTGATGCCCTGAAAGTTTGGACAACTCTAAGAATGATGGGACGGATGCAACTAGGCCATTACTATGACAAGACCTTGGAATTGACAAAAGCGGCGGCAGCGTTGATAGAGGCGCATCCAAGTTTTGAGCTGTTGAATCCACCTGTACTGCACAGCTTAGTTTTTAGGTTCAAAATTGATGGATTTGATAATGAAGACTGGGGGCATATCAACCTCCAGATCAGAAAAGCATTACTCCGGTGTGGAAGTGCGGTTATAGCAGGGACTAAAAACAATGGAGATACCTACTTGAAATTTACCGTGCTTAACCCGATGGCAACAGAAGCCGATTTTGAGAAGATACTGGCGCTAATTGAAGCGAAAGGGAAAATGATACTTTTTGAACAAGCATAA